The genomic DNA AAGATTGGCGTGTTTCTTGCTGTTATGGCCAAGTTCTAGAAAGGAGATAACCTGACTTGAGCAGCTGCATACTTCTTCAAAGAGTTTCTGGACAAGCTTTGCCTGTCCACTGTAGGGATCAATTGTTGGTAGGACAAGGTCATGTAATTTGGTGTTCAATCTTGTTGGTCACCACTTGGCAGCCAACATGAGTGTAAGATTCAAGGATGCTCATGTGATGGCTATTATAGTCAGACTGTCAGAGTTGAAGGTGATAGATAATTGCAGCTTTAGTCATGTATTTATACAAGCAAGTAGTAGAACACAATCTGAGCATGGTGGCGGGAACGGATCATTGTTCAAATTTTCTCACTACAGAAAGACTAGGGAGAGTACTATCTCTATCCAACATTATGTCAGAGCTCACAACTCGCAAATGCCTCACCAGATTGCGGCTAGGGTCTATTGACAACCGAACGAGACTTGCCAAATTATGCATGACGTATGGCATGTGCCTCCATCACTCACACATGATGTAGACATTCACGGTGAGaaatatatatggccaataatTCTAGTGGTTGTTATAGAGAGCAACATTGTCGTTAACCCACCGGCCCCAAGATAGGGACATGAATGGTTTGGCTCTAATTCCATGTATCAGAAATTATATCTAGTACTAGATGAAGTGCTAAAAATACAAATAGTTCGGTGGCTGTTCATATTTTGTTATGGATGCATTCTTTGGTTAGTTTAGATatttgtttaggaagttgtttgcATTATGATTAGGAGAGATAAGCTGTTAGGCTTCAGttgttagagatagagttgaaAAGGAGTTGTAAGCCTTCGAGATTGTAATTGTGCCAACCCTATATATATGTGAGGGGAAGGCAATCAGGGAAAGCAAGCAAGAATTAAACCTAATCAACTCAGAGCCTCCATCTGAGAGGGCGAGTTTCGTTTATCTCTTGTTCCTAATTACTTTCTGTCCCTTGCTAAACCAACGCCCTATCATATTTAGACAGGcctacatgaaaaaaaaagattagttaTTTCAAATTACCTAGGAGATATGGTTCATGCATGTGTGCATCAATTATCACCAGTTTGAACTTTTGTGTGCATCAATTATCATTACATGAAATTCCATTTATATTAATCTCATACATGCATGAGAAAAGTATTAACCAGGTTGATATGCATGAAGTCTATTGAACATAAACATTAAGTAATTGTCGAAATATATATGTTGACAACCATAACAATCGAATGTTATGTGGTTGCAAATCGTAGATATTTCCTAATATGAATATGTATGCCACGGATAGCTCCACTCAGACTAACCATAGCCTTGAACTGGTTTTGTTGACCACCATCATTTTCAACAAATTAAAGCAGAGAAGAAAACAAGTGAACCTTTAGGATTCCTGAGAACCACATGAATGTCATATGTGTGAGCCATAAATATATATTGATAGAGGGAACAAGCTAGATTGTGAACAAAGATAAGGATATCTCTAGTTACCAGGATCTTCCTCTACATGTGAAATCATCCCACGCTCCCCCTTCTCGTTTTCATGTGCCGTTGTGTAGGCACAAAAATATATCTTCCTGTTACCATACAACCTGGCCGTTGAGGCCTTGAGGGTTCTAACTTTGAGATCCAAATCTTCAGACATAGAAATACTTGCAACTTTTGACGACTCAGGTATATCAAACCTTCCAATAGATTACGGTCTACCACAAATCCCCACGAGAGATAGTCCTCAATCATGAAAACGAGGGTTTATGCATGGCCTATGGTTTCTGATGTACCAACAAGGGAGGTAGAGGAGGTTGACTTGACTACATAGATAACAGTTGCACACCAAGAATCTGTGACCACGCTGTCCACCGTCGGCAGCCTGTGGTGTGGCCCCAAACATCTGTGCATCATTGTGGCAATTGGTCAGCAGGCCTGGGAGTGACGGAGACACCAAATGGAAGAAAACTTCATTCATGTGTTTCCAAAGATGCCATCAGCACAACAGGAAGGCCATCAGATACCATACCAGCTTGCTGGCCCAATCTTGTGCCACGAGCTTGTTGGGTCAACTCACAGATATGTATCCTCTCTACTACTAGCCTATTGAGAAGACTATTAGGCTTTTGTGGGATTCCAGCCCAACTTTCATTAGCATGCTTGTCTACCCGGGTAACTCAAGCACTTGTAAATTTTCCACAACTTATATATGAAGTAATATTGAGATATCTTTCTTAAAATAAAATTGCAATCTATGGATCACTATGTGTGTACTCTTGTCATATCTTGTATTTGTGTTGCAGTGTGGCACATGCGTGCATTGTTCCTTTTTTGCAGTTAGCCAAACTGTATTTTGGACAAGGATGATGCCCACAGCATCCCTCTCTTAGATTCAATGGTCATGACGGTTCGGCCTCGTAGCCTAGCATTGGGTGTGTCATTACAAAATGAATTAGTCCCTACTGTCAGCGATATGTTACAGCTTAATTCGAAGTCAACAAGCATAGATACCTTGGTTTTATATTTTCCACTTTGTGGATAACATATTTTTTCCTTGAACTGGCAGGAGAGCTGTCCATCACTGTACTAAGGAGAAAAACTAGTCAAAACAAAATACATACTCACACAAACACAAAAACTTATGCACAAGAACACAACACACACAGACACCAAACTCAGAAAGAGAGAGACATATAGGCAGGTTGATGTAATTTACAAAGTCATTATCCTGCTTGGATTCCATCAGGGGTTTGGTGAAGTGATGCAGAAATATTTTAATTCTTACTACTGGTTATCATGCGTTATATTATTACTTGGTATGATGCAAGTAACTACTGCAGATATTCTACTCATAGAAATAGGCCAACTTGCGTACTAAACTATACTACCACTTCATACATGCATTACCCTTTTGTTAGTTTCCTGTTGCAACATCAATTCTATCTACAACTGATCTGTTATGCACGTGCATTGAGAGCATATACGACGAACTTGTGGCGGCTGGAGGTCAACAGACCCTATTTATAATTGCTCAATGATCAGCAGCTACTTGTCATTACATAATAATTAATTATGCGTAGTTGCTTGCTATTGCAATGCATGACTCTGAACATATGATTTCCATATTAAGGTTGTACTGCGTTCTAATTTTAGAATGCACAAAACAAAGGGATATTGCATTGTGAGAATCTAAaagtttcagagttcagacttgTACAAGCTAGATTCCAACAGATGAGACAATGCAAATTCAGGCTGTTCGATCTACTCCCTCTATTCACAAATACTTACCACGCTAATGTTCACTAGTGTACTTGTCAGTCTGACTTTTTTAGTAtgatttcttatttttcttcctcttatCATCTCTCTGCTATCCCACGCAGTTCCTAAGATTTGTTTCATATCATGCAGATTGATCACTATCTCAGTCACTAAAAATGTTAAATGTTGATGTAATCATCCTGCTTGGATCACTAGCTAATAATGGAACCTACTCAGAATGGTAAGCACTCTGCCTCTCACATCTATATTGATTATCAGTACTGCATTCAGGTTCTCATATTTACAGGTCGAGTTTGATGCAACTTATAGGCTTATAGCAGATATATGCTCCCCTAGATACATGcttgttggagtataagtgaattgcccacctttccccatcagcttaagcttttgggttaaactggttggtgcatgcaactcaatatggtatcagGGCAAGAGGTCTCGAGTTCGAATCCTGGCGGGcacgattaaataaaataattgcagctcACTCCAATATCCATGTATACGACCTGAGAGAGCCTGCACGTGaggggagtgttggagtatatGTGAATTACCCACCTCTCCCCATTGTATGATAAACTATATTAATCTGCACCATATAGGAGCGGTGACCAGGTAGATATATAATTGGTACGTCCTCTCTTTGCTACTAATATCTGGTTTCAACGTCAATCCTTCATCTTTCTTAATATATTAATGACCCAGTGGCCTGTACTGATTGAAAAATACGAGCACATACGACAATATTGTGGCGGCTGTGGGTCAGACCCCCAGCAATTCTTTTTAAACCACCCATATATTTCAACTTGCTGTTGCATATGCATGAATTCCAACACGTTTTCCAGAATAAGATAGCACTAATATGTGTAATCTAGAACACTCAGATAAGTAAGAAGGTTAGGATCCATGAACTCCGAAAGCTAGCTGATTCCTAGCTGGTGAGACACGTCAGACCAACTGGTTTTTCGCTTTACATTAACAATAGAGAAGGCAGAATGGCAGATTGATTTTCAAAGTGCAGTTCATCGGCCAATACTCTTCAGTTCTCACCCTCAAACTCTCTAAACTAGCATGGCTTTTGTTTTTGCTGATGGGTCGTTGGGCACAAATACTATAGAGTGGAAATCCCAATCAGCTAGTTAATGAAGTTGGGAAATTGGAAAAATGAAAACTAAAGAAGAAAGATGGAGTCCTTACTCCACAATCACGTTACATCGTCTTCCTGGAGATATATATGGAACGTTTTTGAGATAGAGTCATACGTTTGGTCCTAGCTAGGGGTGAAAGGGGGTCCTTTTATCTTTTACGAGGATCGACCTGGAGTGATGTCATGCATGTGATGGAATGGATCGAGGGTGCCATGAGGTCTGCTTTTTCTGAAGGAAAATCAGGCACCTGCTTTTGTTAGTTACAAGGTCTGTGTTGTTTTTTCGAAAAAACATAAGGACTGTGTTTATAGAAGTATAGATTATACAAGTCAAAATTGCAACCCACCTTTAGCTATAGGGGAAGAATgctgccttttcttttgttcatgACTGCTTCGTACAAACACACAAAACTGACATGTTACCTTAGTCTCTCTCTTCATTTCATATtatcttttttagaaaaacagGAGCCAGCAGGTTAAACTGCCAGTCTATGTATTAACAGAGGAGTAAAATACAAAAAATATTATCAATTGATCACCAGCTTTTGGTTTAACCTTGATTATCAGGCTCCAAATCTTAGGAGGGCGTCCAACTCCCAGCTGTCCGAATCCGAAGGTGCAAAAGCAGACATGTCGAATGGCTCATACATGCAGTTCTTCGTGATCAAATCTGCAGATTTGTCAAGAGGTTTATTGTCATCTAGGGATGTCTGATGTTCATAGGCATCTGTACAAGTGGTTGATATGCTGGATCGGCTGTCGCTGCTGCCTTGAGTATTTGTTTCAGAGTCATCGGTGCCTGATTCGACGCCATTGTTGTCCTTGCAAGTATGTTGGCCGTGGTAGACGACTGTGTACATCACGGGATGATCAGTACCTGCGCTGTCATCTTGCTGTTGCACCGTCTTTGTTGCTTTGCAGTCTTGTTCCTGCCTGTAGGTGCATCTGTAGTAGCTCCTGGAGAACCAAATTAATCATATCCAAGTTAATACAATTGTGcatatttcttttttatcatTTACACAAACAGATATTCAGAAGTCAGAACACTCAGAACGAAATGGAATTGAGTATATAGAAATGTATGTATACCATAGGTGTTGAATGGAAAACAATAAAGAAACTAAACTCAGGACAAACAAAAGGTACCTTGGATGTTTCGCTTTGTTGATGTGCTTTTGCCCATACTTTCTCCATTGGCGGCCATCATAGTGTGGAACAGGCGTTTCGAGTGACACCAAATCATCAGATTTCCTGCTTAAAATTTGTTTGTGTAAGGAAGAATAAATGAAATAGCTAATTAAATGCATCATCAAGAAGTATATTCTAAAAAGAATCTATACTTTCACCAGTTCAAGTGAACTTATCAGATCACATAGATGCATACCTTCTCTTGTGCTGATGATGGAGGTTAGCAGTAGCACCCTCCTCCTTGATGCAGTCATCAGAAGAAATCCTCCTCACCCTCTTCTTGTCATCCACCAGTGCGTCATCAGCTCGAGCATTAGACTGATGGTGAAGCTGTAGCTCAGTTATGGCCTTGCTGGAGCAATCCAGAATGTTCTGGAACATCTGGGCAACAAGCTCGCAGCGTTGGTCCGCCTGCAGCGCAGGAAGGACGATGGCCCTCAGCTGCGTCACCAGAGACTGCCCCCTGGCTATCTCCTTCATCGCCGACCGGTGGTCGGAAACAAAAGAGGGGTGATCAGAAGGTGAAGATTGAGGAAGGTATCTGCTGTTGTGGTGCTTCATCTCTGCTAAGTTCTAGCTATCTTTCCTCTTGTATCTGAAGAAGACTGCAGCTCTGAATAGAGGAAGAAGGCGGGGAAGCTTAGCTGCAGCTTCTCACACTTCCTTGCAACTGTGGGAGAAGGAAGGTAATTGTCAGCTGGCTAAGGAGAATTGGAGATAATGCTGCTCCTAATCTCGTGCAGTTATATATGGAGATGGGAGTGGTATGGAACCGCGTTATGCAACATAATTAACGATCAAATTGGGCAGTAATATAATCAGCTGTGCCTGCCGTGCATGCGTAGGCAGGAGCAGAGCACATGGAAATAGACAGGAAGGACTCTGACTTGGCAGCTACCACGTACTAGTGATTTGGAATCGAAGATCTGGTTAGATGCTGCCTCCATTGTAACCTGGAACTAGGATTGGCTAATTTCATTGTAATCAATTGTCTTTTGTGTTCACCAGGTACCCCCTGCTCCCAAGACATACAAGTCTTGTCAGTAAGCAGTTGTTTTCAGTTCTCACCTGAACTTTTCACCTTCTACTGTTCTGTCCTAAAGTGCCGTTCCAACAATAATCCCGGCTGCACAcacaaaagagaagaaagaacaCCACACGTCACTACACTTGAAATCTAACCACAGTTCGCTGGCGAATATCTAGTATGTATGCAGAGAGTGGTGAGTTGCATGCAAGTATCATAATCCACTTAATGTGTATTCAAACTTGAGCCTCCAAAAAATGCACTCAAGTCTTGTTTGTGAACATGCATGTTGGGATCAGACCAAGTCCATTCAGGTCAGAAGGTAAACTGAACTAATTCTAATCCCTTATTATTCAGACAAGTTATTAGTGAGAAACTCTCTCATTCATGATATATATTAATTCCATCAGCATATTCGTGGTATATAGCTTACTGAGACAATAGATCCTGCCCAT from Setaria italica strain Yugu1 chromosome VII, Setaria_italica_v2.0, whole genome shotgun sequence includes the following:
- the LOC101773736 gene encoding probable WRKY transcription factor 63, which produces MKHHNSRYLPQSSPSDHPSFVSDHRSAMKEIARGQSLVTQLRAIVLPALQADQRCELVAQMFQNILDCSSKAITELQLHHQSNARADDALVDDKKRVRRISSDDCIKEEGATANLHHQHKRRKSDDLVSLETPVPHYDGRQWRKYGQKHINKAKHPRSYYRCTYRQEQDCKATKTVQQQDDSAGTDHPVMYTVVYHGQHTCKDNNGVESGTDDSETNTQGSSDSRSSISTTCTDAYEHQTSLDDNKPLDKSADLITKNCMYEPFDMSAFAPSDSDSWELDALLRFGA